CCGGCTTGCTGTGCGTGGGCCCCTGGTTCCGTTGCCCCCGCGGCGCGAAGCCGCCGCCTCGCCGGGCGCGGGGTACGCACCGTCGATCCGTCCGGAGGTACGAGCTCCTGCGCCCGGGCCGCCACGCGGTTCCCGTGGCCCCCGCAGTGCGATTCCGCCGCCCGGCCAACCCCGCGCCCTGCCGCGCGATGCCGCTCGCACCCGGCACACGGCGCGAAGCCGCCGCGTGTGCCGGGGGTGGGGGGACCGTGCCCCCACACCCCCGCACATCGGCGGTGGGTCGGCGGGACGGGTTCTCGCCGCTCAGATGCGGTCCAGCACCCGCGTCAGCAGCTCGCCCATCCGCGCCGCCGAGTCGCGGCCCGCCTGCAGTACTTCCTCGTGGTTCAGCGGCTCGCCGGTCAGGCCCGCAGCCAGGTTCGTGACCAGCGAGATGCCGAGCACCTCCGCGCCGGCCTCGCGCGCGGCGATCGCCTCGAGGACCGTCGACATGCCCACCAGGTCGCCGCCGAGCACGCGGACCATGTTGATCTCCGCCGGCGTCTCGTAGTGCGGGCCGGGGAACTGGACGTAGACACCCTCCTCCAGGGAGGCGTCGACCTCCTTGCACAGCGCCCGCAGCCGCGGCGAGTACAGGTCCGTCAGGTCCACGAAGTTCGCGCCGATGATCGGCGACGCCGCCGTCAGGTTGATGTGGTCGCTGATCAGCACCGGCTGGCCGGGGCGCATGCCCTCGCGCAGGCCGCCGCAGCCGTTCGTCAGGACGACCGTCTTGCAGCCCGCTGCCACCGCGGTACGCACCCCGTGCGCCACCGCCGCGACCCCGCGGCCCTCGTAGTAGTGGGTCCGGCCGAGGAAGACCAGCGCCCGCTTCTCGCCGATCCGGTACGAACGGATCTTGCCGCCGTGGCCCTCGACCGCAGGCGGCGGGAAGCCGGGCAGTTCGGTGACCGGGAATTCGGCCTCGGGCGCGCCGAGCGCATCGGCGGCGGGCGCCCAGCCGGAGCCCATCACCAGGGCTACGTCGTGCGTCTCGGCGCCGGTCAGCTCGCGCAGTCTCGCGGCTGCTGCGTCGGCTGCGGCATGGGGGTCGGCAAGAGCGCCGTTGAGGTCCGGATTCACAGATGCGTTCACGCCGACGAGGGTAGCCGGTCATTCCCTACGCGCGTAGATGATGCAGCCCACGGTCTTCGGATCGTTGTCTTGTCGTTTCCGACAAATGAACGTGCGAACCACTGAACGCGACTCGCGACCCGGCAACCGGCGACCTCGACCCGGCAACCGGAAAGGCGCACGCCGCGTCAGCAAGGGCGCTTGCGCAGCTCCATCACATAGTCGTGCGGTGCCCCCGCCGAATCCGCCGCGTCCGCCAGCTCCCCCAGATACCTGGCCGACGGCAGCCCGCCCTCGTACCCGTTCAGCACGTACACCCAGGCCGGCTCCTCGCCGTCCAGCGTGTCGACGCGGATCCGCATCCGCCGGTAGATGTCGAGCCCGACACCCTCCCAGCGGTCCATGGAGTCCTCGTCCATCGGCGCGATGTCGTACAGCGCGACAAAGACCTGCGAGCGCGGCGCCTCCACGATCGTGGCCAGCGCGCCCTCCCAGCCCATCTGCTCGCCGCCGAAGGTCAGCCGCCAGCCGTTGAGCCAGCCGGTCCCGCGCAAGGGGGAGTGCGGTGCGCGGCGGGACATCAGCCGCGCGTCGAGGTTGCCGGCGTACGCGGCGTAGAGCGACATGGGATCGAGGGTACGGGAGGGGGCGGAGAGGCTGCCCACCCGGCGGAACCGCACACGGTTGCGGCGGTACGGAGCCCCGGGGGAAGAGCTACTTGAACCGTGCGGGACAATGGGGTACGTACTGCATTCCCCCGGGGCACCCCCCGGACCCCCGGTCGGGCGGGCAGGCGGGCCGGGATTGACAATGCGAGGCGGACTTTTTTGTGACCCGGATCGTGATCATCGGTGGCGGACCCGGCGGTTATGAGGCGGCCCTGGTGGGCGCCCAGCTCGGCGCGGAGGTGACCGTCGTCGACTGCGACGGCCTGGGCGGAGCGTCGGTGCTCACCGACTGCGTACCCTCGAAGACTCTGATCGCGACGGCCGAGGTGATGACGACCTTCGACTCCTCCTACGAGGAGCTGGGCATCATCGTGGCCGACGACACGCCGCACATCGAGCAGGCCGCCCGGGTCGTCGGCGTCGACCTCGGCAAGGTCAACCGACGGGTGAAGCGGCTCGCCCTCGCCCAGTCCCACGACATCACGGCCTCCGTCACCCGGGCCGGCGCGCGCGTGCTGCGCGGCCGCGGCCGGCTCTCCGGGCGCCAGGCCATGGACGGCTCCCGCAAGGTGATCGTGCGCGCCGCTGACGGCAGCGAGGAGACGCTGACTGCCGACGCCGTACTGATCGCGACCGGCGGCCACCCGCGCGAGATCCCGGACGCCCTCCCCGACGGAGAGCGCATTCTCAACTGGACGCAGGTGTACGACCTGGACGAGCTCCCCGAGGAGCTCATCGTGGTCGGCTCCGGTGTCACCGGCGCCGAGTTCGCCGGCGCGTACCAGGCGCTCGGATCCCGGGTCACCCTCGTCTCCTCCCGCGACCGCGTGCTCCCGGGCGAGGACCCGGACGCCGCCGCCGTCCTCGAGGACGTCTTCCGCCGTCGCGGCATGAACGTCATGGCCCGCTCCCGCGCCGAGGCCGCCAAGCGCGTCGGCGACCGCGTCGAGGTCACCCTCTCCGACGGCCGTGTCATCTCGGGTACGCACTGTCTGATGGCGGTCGGCGCGATCCCGAACTCCGCCGGCATGGGCCTGGAGGAGGCCGGCGTACGGCTCAAGGACTCGGGCCACATCTGGACCGACAAGGTCTCCCGTACCGGCGCTCCCGGCGTGTACGCGGCCGGTGACGTCACCGGCGTCTTCGCGCTCGCCTCGGTCGCGGCCATGCAGGGCCGGATCGCGATGTACCACTTCCTGGGCGACGCGGT
This portion of the Streptomyces sp. NBC_01750 genome encodes:
- a CDS encoding purine-nucleoside phosphorylase yields the protein MNASVNPDLNGALADPHAAADAAAARLRELTGAETHDVALVMGSGWAPAADALGAPEAEFPVTELPGFPPPAVEGHGGKIRSYRIGEKRALVFLGRTHYYEGRGVAAVAHGVRTAVAAGCKTVVLTNGCGGLREGMRPGQPVLISDHINLTAASPIIGANFVDLTDLYSPRLRALCKEVDASLEEGVYVQFPGPHYETPAEINMVRVLGGDLVGMSTVLEAIAAREAGAEVLGISLVTNLAAGLTGEPLNHEEVLQAGRDSAARMGELLTRVLDRI
- a CDS encoding gamma-glutamylcyclotransferase, whose protein sequence is MSLYAAYAGNLDARLMSRRAPHSPLRGTGWLNGWRLTFGGEQMGWEGALATIVEAPRSQVFVALYDIAPMDEDSMDRWEGVGLDIYRRMRIRVDTLDGEEPAWVYVLNGYEGGLPSARYLGELADAADSAGAPHDYVMELRKRPC
- a CDS encoding NAD(P)H-quinone dehydrogenase — encoded protein: MTRIVIIGGGPGGYEAALVGAQLGAEVTVVDCDGLGGASVLTDCVPSKTLIATAEVMTTFDSSYEELGIIVADDTPHIEQAARVVGVDLGKVNRRVKRLALAQSHDITASVTRAGARVLRGRGRLSGRQAMDGSRKVIVRAADGSEETLTADAVLIATGGHPREIPDALPDGERILNWTQVYDLDELPEELIVVGSGVTGAEFAGAYQALGSRVTLVSSRDRVLPGEDPDAAAVLEDVFRRRGMNVMARSRAEAAKRVGDRVEVTLSDGRVISGTHCLMAVGAIPNSAGMGLEEAGVRLKDSGHIWTDKVSRTGAPGVYAAGDVTGVFALASVAAMQGRIAMYHFLGDAVQPLNLKTVSSNVFTDPEIATVGYSQADVDAGKIDARVVKLPLLRNPRAKMQGIRDGFVKIFCRPGTGIVVGGVVVSPRASELIHPISIAVDNNLTVEQIANAFTVYPSLSGSIAEVARQLHTRKATGEA